The Antedon mediterranea chromosome 11, ecAntMedi1.1, whole genome shotgun sequence genome window below encodes:
- the LOC140062420 gene encoding uncharacterized protein produces the protein MGHGASTNVKSVTINGQNSHDYKSRWTRSNSDGCIVETSLNSSKIYLDQQRTELKKSLNTTEERLKESEKKNDNIEKQMAEVEGENFELKEKVSELEQIIESLQTQIVPNEEQELTETLEAKDLYIEQLQADINSHHQQMDKLKLKYKKRLNAIKTQLAEVKQEGSLNIYKLNQEMSLMEEKNYELTAKLDKVCLESKSKQLMKNDMNNGDEETDMPDWEDSRTKVILQLSTQLSVQQEKIEELQSILEGKEQLIKEHTKPYRLRSISKGSYKNRQNGIESYDQKTSFTQRWQSSSSRNLFAEDDNTFEKVFEIGQEKVINGKESSFQKDTELTDASSIQTFSVTSISSDVSDITPKAASHIRMPSANPIKSGVSDIPPKAVTSTQMPSANFISSGVSDISLSGQSSKKRRRRRKQQSENSQMSAESCNSNIYPSIKYGAANVT, from the exons ATTTATTTAGATCAGCAACGGACAGAATTGAAGAAATCACTGAATACTACAGAAGAGCGTTTGAAGGAATCGGAAAAGAAAAATGATAATATTGAAAAACAG aTGGCAGAGGTCGAAGGTGAAAACTTTGAACTAAAAGAAAAAGTTTCAGAGTTAGAGCAAATCATTGAATCATTACAAACACAGATAGTGCCAAACGAAGAACAGGAGCTTACGGAAACATTAGAAGCAAAAGATTTATATATAGAGCAGTTGCAAGCGGACATCAATAGTCACCACCAACAGATGGATAAACTG AAACTGAAATACAAAAAGcgtttaaatgcaataaaaacaCAACTAGCTGAGGTGAAGCAAGAAGGGTcgcttaatatttataaattgaacCAAGAAATGTCATTAATGGAGGAGAAGAACTACGAACTGACAG CAAAACTTGACAAAGTATGCCTAGAATCCAAAAGTAAACAGCTAATGAAAAATGATATGAACAATGGTGATGAAGAAACAGATATGCCAGACTGGGAAGATAGTCGTACAAAAGTTATACTGCAACTGTCCACCCAGCTTTCTGTACAGCAGGAAAAAATTGAAGAATTACAAAGTATATTAGAAGGGAAAGAACAACTAATTAAAGAACATACAAAACCTTATAGATTAAGAAGTATATCCAAGGGAAGTTATAAAAATAGGCAGAATGGTATAGAAAGTTATGACCAAAAAACTAGTTTTACACAGAGATGGCAGTCATCATCTTCAAGAAATTTATTTGCTGAAGATGACAACACATTTGAAAAAGTCTTTGAAATAGGTCAAGAGAAGGTCATTAATGGGAAGGAGTCTTCATTTCAAAAAGACACTGAACTGACAGATGCTTCTAGTATACAGACCTTTTCTGTCACATCTATTAGTTCTGATGTGTCTGACATCACACCCAAAGCAGCCAGTCATATACGAATGCCTTCTGCCAATCCTATTAAATCTGGAGTTTCTGACATCCCTCCCAAAGCAGTCACTAGTACACAAATGCCTTCTGCCAATTTCATTAGTTCTGGTGTGTCAGATATTTCTTTATCAGGTCAGAGTTCTAAAAAGAGGAGAAGGAGAAGAAAGCAGCAGAGTGAAAACAGTCAGATGTCAGCTGAAAGCTGTAATTCCAACATTTACCCTAGCATTAAATATGGTGCAGCTAATGTCACATGA